A region of Anopheles merus strain MAF chromosome 2R, AmerM5.1, whole genome shotgun sequence DNA encodes the following proteins:
- the LOC121588748 gene encoding TAR DNA-binding protein 43-like, translating to MAVDLGYNATVLVVEEEGDEAVEIPLEEDGTLLLSTLQAQFYGACGLKYRNPDNKAIRGVRLNDNKLHPFSPDSGWGNHVYICVFPKENKRKSDDKLENSTPKTKRIESRNRTTTDLIVLGLPWKTTEESLREYFETFGELLVVQIKKDSKTGQSKGYGFIRFARFESQMKALSKRHLIDSRWCDVKVPSSKDQTQHQMPSKIFLGRLTEDINSDDIRDYFSKYGEVTDVFIPKPFRAFAFVTFIDPHVAQSLCGEDHLIKGTSVYVSTASPRPEHGRHHGKGQMGGNFSNYDERGRGGGGSGVGGSSGANDYHRGGGGGGGGGGGGGGGGHAVGPHVPAPNSSYHHGSGGGSEGAGPGGYNNMQSGNGGGCSQQPIWNYNEYTAQNRQNNSNIESMPNLQALGINSSGPNGQRGGGVGGGLHGGHHAGMGNHLSGSGGAGGSAPGGPGSNGAGVIGAHGGPAAGNMNLYQMPINPAIIAAALSQWSLIGNQMHNTAQGAGGPGGPGGPGAPGQANANVPGGPAGGPPGPGGAAGPGPGASEQEYLSWNGTGNGAPGAAVPAGRVDPNRQ from the coding sequence ATGGCGGTGGATTTGGGATATAACGCGACGGTGCTGGTCGTGGAAGAGGAAGGCGACGAGGCGGTCGAAATCCCGCTAGAGGAAGATGGCACGCTGCTGCTATCGACGCTGCAGGCCCAGTTTTACGGTGCCTGCGGGCTGAAGTACCGCAACCCGGACAACAAAGCGATCCGGGGCGTGCGGCTGAACGACAACAAGCTGCACCCGTTCTCGCCCGACTCGGGCTGGGGCAACCATGTGTACATATGCGTGTTCCCGAAGGAGAACAAGCGCAAGAGCGACGACAAGCTGGAAAACTCGACGCCGAAGACGAAGCGCATCGAGAGCCGGAACCGCACGACGACGGACCTGATCGTGCTGGGGCTGCCGTGGAAGACGACCGAGGAGAGCTTGCGGGAGTACTTCGAAACGTTCGGcgagctgctggtggtgcagaTCAAGAAGGACTCGAAGACGGGCCAGTCCAAAGGGTACGGCTTTATCCGGTTCGCCCGGTTCGAGAGCCAGATGAAGGCACTGTCGAAGCGGCACCTGATCGACAGCCGCTGGTGTGACGTGAAGGTGCCGAGCAGCAAGGACCAGACGCAGCACCAGATGCCAAGCAAGATATTTTTAGGCCGCCTGACGGAGGACATCAACTCGGACGACATCCGGGACTACTTCAGCAAGTACGGCGAGGTGACGGACGTGTTCATACCGAAGCCGTTCCGGGCGTTCGCGTTCGTGACGTTCATCGATCCGCACGTGGCGCAGAGCCTGTGCGGAGAGGACCACCTGATCAAGGGTACGTCGGTGTACGTGTCGACGGCATCGCCCCGGCCGGAGCACGGCCGGCACCACGGCAAGGGCCAGATGGGGGGAAATTTTTCCAACTACGATGAGCGCGGGCGCGGCGGAGGGGGGAGCGGCGTTGGCGGCAGTAGCGGAGCGAACGACTACCATCGGGgcggggggggaggagggggagggggagggggaggaggaggcggTGGGCACGCGGTAGGCCCACACGTGCCGGCGCCCAACAGCAGCTACCATCACGGTAGCGGCGGTGGCAGCGAGGGAGCAGGCCCGGGAGGATACAATAATATGCAGTCGGGAAACGGGGGTGGTTGTAGTCAGCAGCCGATCTGGAACTACAATGAATACACCGCCCAGAATcggcaaaacaacagcaatatCGAGTCGATGCCGAACCTGCAAGCACTCGGGATCAACTCGAGCGGCCCAAACGGGCAGCGTGGGGGAGGCGTCGGTGGGGGCCTGCACGGCGGGCACCACGCAGGGATGGGGAACCATCTGAGTGGAAGCGGCGGTGCCGGCGGATCGGCACCGGGCGGTCCGGGGAGTAATGGGGCGGGCGTGATCGGTGCGCATGGTGGACCCGCGGCTGGTAACATGAATCTCTACCAGATGCCAATCAATCCCGCTATAATCGCGGCCGCCCTGAGCCAGTGGAGCCTAATCGGGAACCAGATGCACAACACGGCCCAGGGTGCGGGCGGACCGGGCGGACCGGGCGGTCCGGGAGCACCAGGGCAGGCGAACGCGAACGTACCGGGCGGCCCTGCCGGTGGACCGCCGGGGCCGGGTGGAGCGGCCGGTCCCGGGCCGGGCGCGTCCGAGCAGGAGTATCTGTCCTGGAACGGCACGGGCAATGGGGCACCGGGAGCCGCAGTACCGGCCGGGCGCGTCGATCCAAACCGCCAGTGA